The genomic interval CGAAGCCGTCGTCGCCTTCGCCGACGGCTTCGAAGGGAACGGTGACGCTATGCCGGGAGCCCTCGAAGGCGAGGGTGACAGAAAAAGCTTCCTCGTCCACCATCAAGCCCCAGAATTGGTGCTGCAGGGCGATGGTCATCTCCTCCGGATAGCGCTCGCGGAGAAAGGTCGGGAGAGAGACTCCGGGGTGGTCGGTGCGGATCTGAATGAAGAAGTGGTGCTCGCCGGGCAGTCCCAGCTCGGCCACTTCCTCTAACGCGGAGCGGATGACGCCGCGGACCGCGGATTGGAGCATCGAAGGGTAGTCTAGGCGTGGTGTGGTCATAGTCAGTCCACCCTCCCACAGA from Acidobacteriota bacterium carries:
- a CDS encoding ClpXP protease specificity-enhancing factor SspB, producing MTTPRLDYPSMLQSAVRGVIRSALEEVAELGLPGEHHFFIQIRTDHPGVSLPTFLRERYPEEMTIALQHQFWGLMVDEEAFSVTLAFEGSRHSVTVPFEAVGEGDDGF